A genomic region of Leptolyngbya sp. NIES-2104 contains the following coding sequences:
- a CDS encoding NHLP bacteriocin export ABC transporter permease/ATPase subunit encodes MLDQVRVTSLRGETHRLNGNEPILLDDPQTIWIVKSGSFAVFAVALENGTTEGTRRYLFTVKNQQAMFAAPPSAGRQLLAVSIEETELLKVSLLEFYQSIIDGQAIAWIENWIEHLGAALSDIIAPELPAQEEGTRYFALTTEQVFQPPRNTIVWVQLQQGYATWMGFEELLLVPDAELLPFSSNLWLQAGSTIELSAQTTLEIDNVDRLIAGLTQLQVHFLQAIERLEQQEAIAEQSRFQERQHLNQQVMDETLGELVSLLKTPGTSVDQPAAIDADQALLMAAGAVGRALGVTIRPPAKSEDLKRVSDPLIAIARSSRLRMRQVSLRDQWWKKDCGAMLTYTSDDNHPVAILPISDTRYEIYDPLQQSRVIVNNRNAPHLTSTAYTFYRPLPEKALKTLDLLRFALRGHYHELIVVLFAGIATTLLGMVTPQATAVLIDHAIPDADRSLLVQIAFGLLATAFGGTLFQLAQGSAIMRVETFADSSTQSAVWDRLLNLKASFFRQYSIGDLNSRVSAVSQIRQKLSSTVLRSIFTSLFSLLNLGLLFHYNASLALIATLVALVNVTVTIVSGVMTLRKVRPLLELQGQLFGVMVQLINSVTKLRVAGAESRAFAYWGKQYSQQIKWMLSTQGIEDVVAVLNKMLPTLTTAILFWFATTLLQQSQTQGGGFSTGTFLAFNAAFGTFIAGATSLSSTAIDVLKIVPLWERAQPILEARPEVDAAKADPGRLSGRFLVDHAIFRYRDDGPLTLDDVSIEAEPGEFIALVGPSGSGKSTLFRLLLGFDMPESGTIYYDGQDLSGLDMNAVRRQLGVVMQNSRLMSGTIFENIASGALVTMDEAWEAARMAGFAEDVESMPMGMHTVVSEGGTNLSGGQCQRLLIARSLVLKPKILLFDEATSALDNRTQAIVSQSLERLKVTRVAIAHRLSTIRTADRIYVFQNGRVVQQGNFDQLANQAGLFAQLIDRQKI; translated from the coding sequence ATGCTTGATCAGGTGAGAGTTACGAGCTTACGCGGAGAAACACATCGATTAAATGGAAATGAGCCGATTTTGCTCGATGATCCGCAAACGATTTGGATTGTCAAATCAGGCTCATTTGCGGTGTTTGCCGTTGCACTCGAAAACGGCACGACCGAAGGAACTCGCCGCTATTTATTCACAGTCAAAAATCAGCAGGCGATGTTCGCAGCTCCACCGAGCGCAGGACGGCAACTTTTAGCAGTGTCGATCGAAGAGACTGAATTGTTGAAAGTGTCACTGCTAGAGTTTTACCAATCCATCATCGATGGACAAGCGATCGCTTGGATCGAGAACTGGATTGAACACCTCGGAGCGGCACTTTCAGACATCATCGCGCCTGAGCTACCTGCTCAAGAGGAAGGAACGCGCTACTTTGCACTCACCACCGAGCAAGTCTTCCAGCCGCCGCGAAACACGATCGTCTGGGTGCAACTGCAACAAGGTTATGCAACTTGGATGGGATTTGAAGAACTATTGCTTGTTCCTGATGCTGAACTTTTACCGTTTAGCTCTAACTTGTGGCTGCAAGCTGGATCAACGATCGAGCTTTCTGCTCAAACCACACTCGAAATTGACAATGTAGACAGACTGATTGCAGGCTTAACTCAGCTTCAGGTTCATTTCCTTCAAGCGATTGAACGACTAGAACAACAAGAAGCGATCGCCGAACAATCACGATTTCAAGAGCGGCAACATCTAAATCAGCAAGTGATGGATGAAACGCTGGGTGAACTGGTGTCATTGTTGAAAACGCCAGGAACATCCGTGGATCAACCTGCTGCAATCGATGCTGATCAAGCACTTCTGATGGCAGCGGGGGCAGTCGGTCGAGCATTAGGAGTGACGATTCGACCGCCAGCAAAATCCGAAGATCTCAAACGAGTGAGTGATCCATTAATTGCGATCGCGCGGTCTTCTCGATTGCGAATGCGACAAGTGTCATTGCGCGATCAGTGGTGGAAAAAAGACTGCGGTGCAATGCTCACTTACACATCAGATGACAATCATCCGGTTGCAATTCTACCGATATCCGATACGCGCTACGAGATTTACGATCCTTTGCAACAATCACGGGTCATTGTGAACAATCGCAATGCACCGCACCTCACTTCAACTGCTTACACCTTTTATCGTCCACTACCAGAAAAAGCACTGAAAACCCTGGATCTTCTGCGATTTGCACTCCGGGGACACTATCACGAATTAATCGTTGTTTTATTTGCAGGGATCGCAACCACGCTACTTGGAATGGTTACACCGCAAGCGACAGCCGTCTTGATTGATCATGCGATTCCTGATGCCGATCGCAGTTTACTCGTGCAGATTGCATTCGGCTTACTCGCGACGGCTTTTGGTGGAACGCTGTTTCAGTTAGCACAAGGTAGCGCGATTATGCGGGTTGAGACGTTTGCCGATTCTTCTACACAATCAGCAGTTTGGGATCGATTGTTGAACTTGAAAGCTTCATTCTTTCGACAATACTCGATCGGAGATTTGAACTCACGAGTTAGCGCCGTGAGCCAAATTCGTCAAAAGCTCAGCAGCACAGTTCTCAGAAGCATTTTTACTAGCTTGTTTTCATTGTTAAATCTAGGCTTATTATTCCACTACAATGCGTCTCTTGCTTTGATTGCTACATTAGTCGCCTTGGTGAATGTCACCGTTACGATCGTATCCGGTGTGATGACGCTGCGTAAGGTTCGTCCGCTACTCGAATTGCAGGGTCAACTGTTTGGCGTAATGGTGCAACTGATCAACAGCGTGACCAAACTGCGGGTAGCTGGAGCCGAATCGCGTGCTTTTGCTTATTGGGGCAAACAGTATAGCCAGCAAATCAAATGGATGCTGAGCACTCAAGGAATCGAAGATGTCGTTGCAGTGCTAAATAAGATGCTCCCGACTCTGACAACAGCGATTTTATTTTGGTTTGCAACAACATTACTTCAACAGTCACAAACTCAAGGAGGCGGCTTTTCAACCGGAACATTTCTTGCGTTCAATGCAGCATTTGGAACATTTATTGCAGGTGCAACGAGTTTAAGCTCGACTGCGATCGATGTTTTGAAGATTGTTCCGCTATGGGAACGGGCACAACCGATTTTAGAAGCTCGACCGGAAGTGGATGCGGCGAAAGCTGATCCAGGTCGGCTCTCTGGTCGATTCCTCGTAGATCATGCAATTTTCCGCTATCGAGATGATGGTCCTTTAACGCTTGATGATGTCAGCATCGAAGCAGAACCCGGAGAATTTATTGCTTTGGTCGGTCCTTCAGGCAGCGGCAAATCAACCTTGTTCCGATTGCTATTAGGCTTTGATATGCCTGAATCTGGAACAATCTACTATGACGGGCAAGATTTATCCGGACTGGATATGAATGCAGTGCGCCGCCAGTTAGGAGTCGTGATGCAGAATAGTCGATTGATGTCTGGAACGATCTTTGAGAACATTGCGAGCGGTGCATTAGTCACCATGGATGAAGCTTGGGAAGCGGCTCGAATGGCAGGCTTTGCTGAAGATGTTGAATCGATGCCGATGGGAATGCACACCGTTGTGAGTGAGGGTGGAACGAATCTTTCGGGTGGACAATGCCAGCGATTATTGATTGCCCGATCGCTCGTGCTCAAGCCCAAAATTCTCTTGTTTGATGAAGCAACCAGTGCGCTCGATAATCGCACTCAAGCGATCGTGTCTCAAAGTCTAGAACGGCTCAAAGTGACTCGCGTTGCGATCGCTCATCGTCTCAGCACCATTCGCACTGCCGATCGCATTTATGTGTTTCAAAATGGTCGAGTTGTTCAACAAGGGAACTTTGATCAATTGGCAAATCAAGCGGGATTGTTCGCACAGTTAATCGATCGACAAAAAATTTAG
- a CDS encoding NHLP bacteriocin system secretion protein has product MTTTEKPNLFRKEALDRLSSPERLDQLMQVVQPRKWIPLTAMGSLIAIGLAWSVFGRIPITVAGQGVIVFPSKVTPFQSPSSGQIIAVNVRVGDTVKKGQVIATIDQTELQEKLQLARSKLAQLQEQDRAANSLQLQRQGVDNNTIQQQRQALQQSLVATQSVTPILREKGLEAIQRDRQNLEQRLQATRELLPTFQKRLANREDLLKQGAVSADAVLQARQDVLGAQTRISEAESQLKQLDVKEADAQRQFLENLNSAKTLEAQLQALDSKTATQAEQDLNIATNRKKEIQDTERLITELSSQIKGKSQVISNYSGRVLEVTAIPGQNLQENDRIGTIEAQDASSQLMSVAYLPVSEGKKVQKGMELQVTPSTVKRERFGGIVAKVASVSAFPVTKESAANVIGGAELLQSLTEKGPQIQVIAELQPDPNTKSGLRWSSSKGPEEQVTSGITTSVRVTIEEQAPITFVFPILRSWSGVY; this is encoded by the coding sequence ATGACAACGACTGAGAAACCGAATTTATTTCGCAAAGAAGCGCTCGATCGCTTATCGTCTCCAGAGCGGCTTGATCAACTGATGCAAGTCGTTCAGCCGAGAAAGTGGATTCCACTCACCGCAATGGGTTCACTGATCGCGATCGGGCTTGCATGGAGTGTGTTTGGTCGAATTCCAATTACCGTCGCTGGACAAGGCGTGATTGTGTTTCCAAGTAAAGTCACACCGTTTCAATCTCCCAGTTCTGGTCAAATTATTGCAGTCAATGTTCGAGTGGGCGACACGGTGAAAAAGGGACAGGTGATTGCAACCATTGATCAAACTGAACTGCAAGAAAAGCTGCAACTCGCTCGATCGAAGCTGGCTCAACTTCAAGAACAAGACCGCGCTGCAAACTCACTGCAACTTCAGCGTCAAGGTGTGGACAACAACACAATCCAACAACAGCGACAAGCGTTGCAACAAAGTTTAGTAGCAACTCAATCGGTAACTCCAATTCTGCGTGAGAAAGGTTTAGAAGCGATTCAGCGCGATCGACAAAACTTAGAGCAGCGCTTACAAGCAACTCGTGAACTATTGCCAACGTTTCAGAAACGGTTAGCAAATCGCGAAGACTTGTTAAAACAAGGTGCTGTTTCCGCTGATGCAGTATTACAAGCGCGACAAGATGTGCTGGGTGCCCAAACGCGCATCAGTGAAGCAGAATCGCAGTTAAAGCAACTCGATGTCAAAGAAGCCGATGCTCAACGGCAGTTTCTAGAGAATCTCAACAGTGCTAAAACCTTGGAAGCTCAATTGCAAGCCTTAGATAGTAAGACTGCGACTCAGGCAGAGCAAGATTTAAACATCGCAACCAATCGGAAAAAAGAGATTCAAGATACTGAACGCTTAATCACAGAACTCTCATCGCAGATTAAAGGTAAGAGCCAAGTCATCAGTAACTATAGTGGGCGAGTGTTAGAAGTCACGGCAATTCCGGGACAGAATTTACAAGAAAACGATCGCATTGGCACGATCGAGGCTCAAGATGCTTCGAGCCAATTGATGAGCGTAGCTTATCTTCCCGTGAGTGAAGGCAAGAAAGTGCAAAAAGGCATGGAGCTACAAGTTACCCCTTCAACAGTTAAGCGCGAACGGTTTGGCGGCATTGTTGCAAAAGTGGCTAGCGTGTCTGCATTTCCAGTCACAAAAGAAAGTGCTGCGAATGTAATTGGCGGAGCAGAACTGCTACAAAGCTTGACCGAGAAAGGTCCGCAAATTCAAGTTATTGCTGAATTGCAACCTGATCCAAACACGAAAAGCGGGTTGCGATGGTCTTCATCGAAAGGACCTGAAGAACAGGTTACATCCGGTATCACAACTTCAGTCCGGGTAACCATCGAAGAACAAGCCCCAATTACGTTTGTCTTTCCAATTTTGCGATCGTGGAGCGGTGTTTATTAG
- a CDS encoding NHLP family bacteriocin export ABC transporter peptidase/permease/ATPase subunit yields MLWRLPKRILQPLALRPDRRRRTPTLLQMEAVECGAAALGIILAYYDRIVPLAELRQACGVSRDGSKASNVLSAAKSYHLQAKGFKTELEALRKLKCPYIVFWNFNHFLVVEGFDKNKVYLNDPATGPRTVSIEEFNESYTGVVLVFEPGAEFRPGGRKPSTVLALWDRLQGSIGALLYCVAAGLLLVIPGLALPAFSQAFVDNVLIEGRDDWIRPLIFGILFTAVLNGFLTLLQLQFLRRLKIKLAIGMSSRFLWHILRLPVSFYDQRFAGEISSRVRLNDSLATLLSGRLATTMISAVTVFFYAFVMLQYDVILTSIGIAFVAVNIAVWRWVSRQRVDANMRLMQEQGKVSGVSISGLQSMETLKSSGLESDFFSRWAGYYAKAINARQEMDTTNQTLGVLPSFLTSITSMLLLVVGGLRVMDGALSIGMLVAFQAMMQKFLEPVNNLVSLAGELQEMEGNLNRLDDVLRNPIDTALSQPRSLSASTVRLQGYVELRHLTFGYNRAGKPLIENLSLRLKPGQRVALVGGSGSGKSTVAKLVCGLYEPWSGEILFDHQPRTQIRREVITNSIALVEQDISLFSGSVRDNLTLWDATIPQSNIVRACKDAAIHEVVLSMPGGYNADLAEGATNLSGGQRQRLEIARTLVNNPSILVMDEATSALDTETEKMIDQKLRERGCTCIIVAHRLSTIRDCDEIIVLDRGKVVQRGSHDELRQVEGKYLQLIRSEGEAL; encoded by the coding sequence ATGTTGTGGCGTTTACCGAAGCGAATTCTTCAACCGTTGGCGTTACGTCCGGATCGTCGTCGCCGAACTCCAACACTTCTGCAAATGGAGGCGGTCGAATGTGGTGCGGCAGCATTAGGAATTATTTTGGCTTATTACGATCGCATTGTTCCCTTAGCAGAATTGCGTCAAGCGTGTGGCGTGTCACGCGATGGTAGTAAAGCCTCGAATGTTCTCAGTGCTGCAAAAAGCTATCACTTACAAGCAAAAGGCTTTAAGACCGAATTAGAAGCACTGCGAAAGCTAAAATGTCCGTATATTGTGTTTTGGAACTTTAACCATTTTTTAGTAGTCGAAGGCTTCGATAAAAATAAGGTTTATCTCAACGATCCGGCAACGGGACCTCGCACCGTGTCGATCGAGGAATTTAACGAGTCTTACACAGGCGTTGTTCTGGTATTTGAGCCGGGCGCAGAGTTTAGACCCGGTGGACGCAAACCGAGCACAGTATTAGCATTGTGGGATCGATTGCAAGGCTCGATCGGGGCATTACTGTATTGCGTGGCTGCGGGATTGTTATTAGTCATTCCTGGGTTAGCTTTACCCGCATTCTCTCAAGCTTTTGTCGATAATGTTTTGATCGAAGGTCGCGATGATTGGATTCGTCCATTGATATTCGGAATTTTATTTACAGCGGTTTTGAATGGATTTCTCACACTGCTGCAACTCCAGTTTCTGCGACGATTGAAGATTAAGCTTGCGATCGGAATGTCGAGCCGCTTTTTGTGGCACATTCTCCGCTTGCCTGTGAGCTTTTATGATCAACGATTTGCTGGAGAAATTAGTAGTCGAGTGCGGTTGAATGATAGTTTAGCGACATTGTTATCGGGACGGCTTGCAACCACGATGATTTCAGCCGTGACCGTGTTTTTCTATGCCTTTGTGATGCTGCAATACGATGTGATATTAACCTCGATCGGGATTGCGTTTGTGGCAGTGAATATTGCAGTTTGGCGATGGGTGTCTCGGCAACGAGTCGATGCCAATATGCGATTAATGCAAGAACAAGGAAAAGTGAGCGGTGTTTCGATCTCCGGACTGCAAAGTATGGAAACGCTAAAATCATCTGGACTCGAATCAGATTTCTTTTCACGCTGGGCAGGCTACTACGCAAAAGCAATCAACGCCCGTCAGGAAATGGATACTACGAATCAAACATTGGGTGTGCTACCTTCATTCCTGACTTCGATTACTTCAATGTTGTTATTAGTAGTCGGCGGATTGCGTGTAATGGATGGAGCATTGAGCATTGGGATGCTAGTCGCATTTCAAGCAATGATGCAGAAGTTTCTAGAGCCTGTGAACAATCTCGTTTCGCTTGCGGGTGAACTACAAGAAATGGAAGGCAACCTGAATCGACTCGATGATGTGCTACGAAACCCGATCGATACTGCATTGTCTCAACCTCGATCGCTTTCTGCCTCAACGGTTCGACTTCAAGGCTATGTTGAACTACGTCACTTAACGTTCGGCTACAATCGCGCAGGTAAACCATTGATTGAAAATCTCAGTCTTCGGCTTAAACCGGGTCAACGAGTCGCGCTAGTGGGTGGAAGCGGATCGGGTAAGTCAACGGTTGCAAAGCTCGTGTGTGGATTGTATGAGCCGTGGTCAGGCGAAATCTTGTTTGATCATCAACCGAGAACACAGATTCGGCGCGAAGTCATCACGAATTCGATCGCGCTTGTTGAACAAGATATTTCGCTGTTTTCGGGCAGTGTTCGCGATAATTTGACGCTCTGGGATGCCACGATTCCTCAAAGCAACATAGTTCGAGCTTGTAAAGATGCAGCTATTCATGAGGTTGTGTTATCGATGCCTGGAGGCTACAACGCTGATTTAGCTGAAGGTGCAACAAACTTAAGCGGCGGTCAACGACAACGGTTAGAGATTGCGCGAACTTTAGTGAACAATCCATCGATTCTTGTCATGGATGAAGCAACAAGCGCTCTGGATACTGAGACTGAAAAAATGATTGATCAGAAGCTCCGAGAGCGAGGCTGTACCTGCATTATTGTGGCGCATCGATTAAGTACGATTCGGGACTGTGATGAGATTATTGTCCTCGATCGCGGAAAAGTTGTGCAACGGGGCAGTCATGACGAACTGCGGCAAGTTGAAGGAAAGTATTTGCAATTGATTCGGAGCGAAGGAGAAGCGCTCTAA
- a CDS encoding cyclic nucleotide-binding domain-containing protein, translated as MSEVLLKELSNSDIDWMLTAGRREEISAGTTLIRQGEPVDALYILLDGELIVTVTQAGDNPLGRAFAVLEGGELPGREIARLANGELAGEVPFLESYLSSTTVKALRKSLILMIPRAQLMAKLHENLSFAAHFYRAIAVLLANRLDQLVRQIGHSTVVLCHPQIREVLFIFAGLNDSDIGWMIAAGKAARVPAGTVLIHGGRPVEALHILLDGKMAASVSEDLNNPLVRAFSHLEDTEAPERELAQLSRGDIVGETPFIEASPPAVSIRAIEDSIVLTIPRWRLSAKLLSDVGFASRFYRVLAILLTEKQQAIINSMGYGRLSYSSGRSLDETLTYDEELSSGFLAQVTLAGTRFDWMLKQIRGS; from the coding sequence ATGTCAGAAGTCCTACTTAAAGAACTCAGCAATAGTGATATTGACTGGATGCTCACAGCGGGTCGTCGAGAAGAAATTTCCGCAGGTACAACATTAATCCGTCAAGGAGAACCCGTTGATGCACTGTACATTCTGCTAGATGGTGAATTAATTGTGACGGTTACTCAAGCGGGTGACAATCCGTTAGGTCGTGCATTTGCCGTTTTAGAAGGTGGAGAACTTCCAGGGCGAGAAATTGCACGATTAGCAAATGGTGAACTTGCGGGAGAGGTTCCTTTTTTAGAATCTTACCTTTCATCGACGACCGTCAAAGCGTTGAGAAAATCATTGATTCTCATGATTCCACGTGCCCAATTAATGGCAAAACTACATGAAAATTTGAGTTTCGCGGCTCATTTTTATCGAGCGATCGCAGTTTTACTCGCGAATCGTCTTGATCAGTTAGTGCGCCAAATTGGTCATAGCACTGTGGTTCTTTGTCATCCTCAGATCCGAGAAGTATTGTTTATTTTCGCTGGATTGAATGATAGTGATATCGGCTGGATGATTGCTGCGGGTAAAGCCGCGAGAGTTCCCGCTGGAACAGTGTTAATTCACGGCGGCAGACCCGTTGAAGCGCTCCACATTTTACTCGATGGTAAGATGGCGGCTTCGGTATCTGAGGATTTGAACAATCCATTAGTGCGTGCTTTCTCTCACTTAGAAGACACCGAAGCACCAGAACGAGAGTTAGCTCAATTATCGCGTGGAGATATTGTGGGGGAAACACCGTTTATCGAAGCGAGTCCCCCTGCTGTTTCGATTCGGGCGATCGAAGACTCGATCGTGCTCACGATTCCCCGTTGGCGACTCTCTGCAAAGTTATTAAGCGATGTGGGCTTTGCATCCCGGTTCTACCGTGTGTTGGCGATTTTATTAACTGAAAAACAGCAAGCCATTATCAATAGTATGGGATATGGGCGACTTAGCTATAGTTCGGGTCGCTCTTTAGATGAGACGTTGACGTATGACGAAGAGCTAAGCTCTGGATTTTTAGCTCAAGTTACATTAGCTGGAACTCGATTTGATTGGATGTTAAAGCAGATTCGTGGTAGTTAA